CAAGGCAGGATATCTATTTTTTCACCATTATAATCGTAACCAACGCAGATGTTGATGCTGTCCATACCATCCATTACATCCAGCTTAGTAACACATAAACCAGAGATACCATTTACCTGAATGGAACGTTTCATCAGTGCGGCATCGAACCAGCCGCAGCGGCGCGGACGTCCGGTAACAGCACCGAATTCATTACCGCGTTGGGCCAGACCTTCGCCCACGCTGTCAAAGAGTTCTGTCGGGAACGGACCTGAGCCAACGCGAGTAGTATAGGCTTTGACGATGCCCAAAACATAATCGATTTTAGTTGGTCCGACACCAGAACCGACTGTTGCAGCACCGGCAATACAGTTGGAAGAGGTAACAAAAGGATAAGTGCCATAATCGATATCGAGGAACGTGCCTTGTGCTCCTTCAAAAAGTAATGATTCGCCGCTTGCGTTCATATCGTTCAGCTCGCGTGAAACGTCCCCGACCATCGGCCGTATCTGGTCTGCCAGTTCTAAAGTTTGCTGATAGATTTTATCTGCATCCAGAGCTTCTTGTCCGTACAGGCCAGTAAGCTGACAGTTATAGATAGCGACAGCATCTTTAATTTTTTGCTCTAAGACATCTGGCTGAAACAAATCCATTATCCGTACTGCTCGCCGAGCAATTTTATCTTCATAGGCCGGACCAATACCACGGCCGGTGGTGCCGATTTTTTTATCGCCTTTGGCTGCTTCACGGGCATGGTCCAATGCAATATGGTAAGGTAATATTAAGGGACAAGTTGGGGCAATTGTCAGCTGTTTGGTGACATCAATACCGGCCTGCTGTAATTCAGCCATTTCACTCAGTAAGGCCTCTGGTGATACCACTACGCCAGAGCCGATAAAACAGCGTTTTCCTGTATGTAAAATACCGCTTGGAATTAGTCGCAATACGGTTTTTTTTCCATTGACTACGAGAGTATGACCCGCATTATGTCCGCCCTGATAACGTACCACGCCGGAGGCACGTTCGGTCAGCCAGTCTACAATTTTACCTTTGCCTTCATCACCCCATTGGGTACCGACAACGACGACGTTTTTTGCCATATAGATTTACCTGCTCATACTAAAGGTTGGTTATTGCTACAAAGGAATCAGTTGCCATTGCTGGTTTTGCCAGACAAGTTGGCGGTCGCATCCTTTAACTTCGTTGCATTCAGGAGTGTAATCAATGATGACACATTCACCGGCTGAACGCAGTTGCTCTATTTCGTTTTTTGCAGCGGGGGCATCGTGCACGCTGACTTTTATGCCGCGTAGTTTTTCTACTGGTGGCAGATGCCCAATTAAATCTCGTAAGTCAAAACTGAATCCTGAGGCTGGGCGGCTACGGCCAAAATATTTGCCCAATCCATCATAGCGGCCGCCTCGTGCCAACGCATCTGGCCAGTCTTCACTGTAGGCGGCAAACAGTAATCCGGTATGGTAATTGTCTACTCGCAGTTCGCTCAGATCGATAAAGATGCTGTAGCCAGCAAAAGCCGCACATATTTGCTGAAGCTGTTGTAGTGCTATGCTGATTTCAGGTAAGTCAGGCAATATGGTGCGGGCGGTCTGCAATACTTCTTGCGTTCCATATAGGGTGGGTAAGGCGATGAAGGCATCAATCCACTGTTGCGAAAGGTGCCATTGCAGGACACATTTTTCGACGGCTGAGGCGTCTTTTGCCTGCATTAGCTGTAATAGTGAAGCAGCTTGCTGATCATCCAGTCCGGCAGCTTCAGCTAAAGCATAAAAAATACCGATGTGCCCCAGCGATAAGGTGGGTGCAGAAACATTAACGATAGCTAAACTTTTCAGCATTAAATCAATCAGCTCAATATCTGCATCGATACCTGCGTGGCCATATAGTTCGGCACCAATCTGTAAAGGTTCACGAGTGCTTAGAAAGCCGTCAGGTCTTGCATGTAATACTGAACCGGCATAGCACAGACGGTTTAGGCCGCTGTTGGCAGAAAGTAAATGTGCGTCAATACGGGCTACCTGCGGGGTGATATCTGCACGCAGACCCAGTTGCCGGCCGCTAAGCTGGTCGACAACTCGGATGGTTTTAAGAGACAAACCTTCATCAATACGGGTAAGTAAAGATTGGCTATACTCAAGCAGAGGAGGGCAGACGAGTTCGTAGCCATGAACGCGATAAAGTGCTAACAGCTGTTCTTTGGCGCTTTCCAGCTGGCGCGCCGCAGAAGGAAGGATGTCGGCAATGTATTCGGGCAATTGCCAAGACTGCATTGATATTCCTTACAAAATACAAGCCACACTGCAGCGGAAGCAACAGTGTGACATGGACATGAAAAGGCAGGAAAATGCTGTGCCTGTGGTCTGTTAAAACATCACTTTATCACAATTTAACGTTTTTATACCAGAGGCAATACTGGCTGGCTTACCATTTTACCCAGCCTGTTACCCAAGTTAGCAGGATGATGCCGCCAAATATGATTCGGTACCAGGCAAAGGGAATATAGTTTTTGTGGGCAACGAAGCGCAGTAATGCTTTGACCGCCACCAGAGCAGAAAGAAAAGCGGCAATGAAGCCAATGGCAATCAGCAGCAAATCATCGCGAGTAAATTCATTCAAATGTTTGAGCATGTCGTAGCCAGTAGCGGCAATCATCACCGGTACGGCCAGAAAAAAAGAAAATTCGGTAGCGGCTTTGCGTTCAATACCCCACATCATGCCACCCATAATGGTACTGCCGGAACGGGAGGTACCCGGAATTAGTGCCAGAATTTGTGCTAGTCCTACGACGAGGGCATCACGCGGACGCATTTCCTCTACGCTGCGTACTTTGGGTTGACAACGGGTTTGACGTTTTTCAATCCATAAAATCAATAGGCCACCGATAACCAGTGCTGTAGCAACGGTAATGGGGTTAAAGAGGTAATGTTTGATTTGTTCGCTAAAGAGCAAACCCATGATGGCGGCAGGAATAAAGGCAATGGCAAGATTGAGAACAAAACGGTTAGTGGCTGGTTCTTTGCCGATATGCGTGATGATGTGGGCAAAGCGGTGTTTGTATTCGAAAATAATAGCGAGGATGGCACCTAGCTGAATAGTGATATCAAATACTTCGCCAGTGGTCTGAAATTTAAGCAGGTTGCCAACAACAATTAGATGGCCGGTACTGGAAACCGGTAAAAATTCGGTTAAGCCTTCTACGATGCCCAGTATTAGTGCTTTGAGAAACAGGACAATATCCATTTTATTTACTGTTCTTTATAAATTGAAGCCACAAATTCTATGCAAAACAATAGTGTGTTTGAGGGAAACACACTATTGATTTTAAATCACAGGCTGAAATCTACCGATTTGCAGAAGCAGCTAGTGATGCGCCTATGCTTTTTGGTAGTTTACGTGCGCTTGCAGCACGTGCGCTATTCTCATTGCGTACTTTTTCAATTAATTCATTCAGGGTTTTCATTCCCGCTGCAAATCCTTGCGGAAATTTAAGTTCGTATTTACCGCCTACAATTACAGTTGGTGTGGAGAGGATATTGTATTTTTCACCCATTTTACGCATGCTGGTAGCGGCGGCGGCATTTTCCAGACTGTTGTAAGATTTAACCAATTTTTGTCCGTCAAAGGCGGTTTGCTGTACCGCCCATTTATTGAATACTTCCGGCCGCCATAATTCAATGTGCTTGTTGAAAATGGCGTCGAAAATCAGCGGGTCTGCCTGTAATTTCATATTGGTGCTGTTAACTGCGGCGGCGACACGGGCAAGATTGTAGTATACGTCATCATCCCAGACTACATGTACTGGACGCAGGTAGGTATCGGGGGCGAAAGATTTCATTTCCTTGAGCATATAGGGTTCAAGGTGGGAGCAATGGATACAGCTGTAGGAGAAAAATTCCAGTACTTCTACTTTGTCTTTATGTAGCTGCGGTATAGGTTTGTCCAGTACAACGTAATCTACGTTAACGAGTGAAGCATGTACTAGGCCACTGGCGAATACCAATGAAGTGGCCATGATGGCAATAATTTTTTTTAGCATGTTGATTTCCTGTTTTTTTATGAAAGCTGAGTAACTCAGGATGCTGCTCTGGTCAGGCTATCGATATTATGTTGTTGCAGTATCTTTTTAATCTGGCCAGCTTGATTCTGGTTCAGATTGTCTGTCTGTACACGGTATTTGGTTGTGCCGTTGACTTTAGCTGTCTGTACTGTGCTATTGATACCGAGCATCACCAGTTTAGCGCGTTGGGCATCGGCATCGGTACGATTGCTGTAGGAACCGATCTGCAGATAGACTTTATTGCCAGTATGTTGTTTTTCTGCTGCCTGCTGAGCTTTTTCCAGACTGCCGTTGCTGAGTATCTGTTCGGGGGTGACATGAGTCTTGCTACCACCTGAGGGTACTTTTTTGGGTGTTTTAGCCGGCTCTTTATGCTCTTCATTTGGTCTGGTTGCCGGTGTATGCACGCCTGTAACCTGATTTTCAATGCCCCCGATGTTTAGCGGTTCTGAGGCAGGGGGCACAGTCTGCGACTGGCTGTTTGAAGATGCTGATGCTGCACCATCGGGAATGAATGGCTGGGTTGCAGATGCGCCGTTATCTGGAGTGAGTATTTCCGGCTTTTGTGGCGCAGATGCCTCAGGGATAGCTGGGGTTTTGAAATCAGACTTGCTTTTATTCAGGTAAAACAGGATACCGGCGATGATGGCAGTTGCTATCAATAAGCCGACGATAAAGCTGATTAATCCTTTACCTGCCTGACGAATCGATGTGTACTTATGCATGTTGAAAGCCTTTATGTTGGCATTTTATACGGCAAATTTTAATCAGGGCCGGATGCTTGTTTAGGGGAGGTGGCATCTGTTATTTTGCCCTATTTCATATTATAAAGCACGGCGAAAACTTATGGCGCGCAAAATGTGCCCGTTTCCAACGTCATGGTTATCATCCATATCGGCCAGAGTTCGGGCAATACGTAATATTCGGTGAAAACTGCGGGCTGAAAGGGATAGTTTTTCAATGGCACCGGCTAAAGTCTGTTTGGCTTCGCGGCTAATGCGAGCGATGTTGTCCAGCTCGCGGTTGCTTAGCTGAGCATTAATTTTACCCTGACGCTGATACTGGCGTGCACGGGCGGTGCTGACTCGTTCGCGGATACTACAGCTGCTTTCACCGTCTGCCTGCTGAATCAAGTCACTTGCTGGCAAGCTGGGTACTTCAATAATGAGATCTATGCGATCGAGGAGGGGTCCGGAAATTTTGTTGCGGTAGCGCACTATGGCTTCAGGTGTACAACGGCATGCTCGTACTGAGTGACCTAGATAACCGCATGGACAAGGGTTCATGGCTGCTATCAGCTGGAATTTGGCCGGATAAGTTGCCTGCCGTGCTGCACGGGAAATGTGTATTTCGCCACTTTCTAAAGGTTCTCGCAGCACTTCAAGTACTTTGCGGTCAAATTCTGGCAGTTCATCCAGAAACAGAATGCCATGGTGGGCTAAAGATATTTCACCTGGACGTGGATCAGAACCACCGCCGACCAATGCAACAGCAGAGGTGCTATGATGCGGAGAGCGAAATGGACGATTTTGCTGGTATTGTTGTTGTCCGTGTGGCAACAGTGACTGTAAAGACCAAACGCTGACCAATTCAGTGGCGGTCAGTGGCGGAAGAATGCCCGGAAGACGTTGTGCAAGCATGGATTTACCGGTACCGGGAGGCCCAGACATGAGCAGACTATGGCCACCAGCGGCTGCGATTTCCAGTGCCAGCCGTGCAGTTTGTTGTCCGCGTACATCGGCCATATCTGGATAGCTGATTTCAGCAGGATACTGATGCAGATGTTCGGTATTTATGGCTTTAAGCGGCTGTTCATAATTGAGATGAGCAACTACAGCTGCAAGTGTTTCGGCTCCAAAGACTTGTGCTTCTGGTAGAAGAGCTGTTTGATAAGCATTGTCTTGAGGCAGGATAAAGGCACGCTGTGCTTGCCGTGCTGCTTCCACCATAGCGATGGCTCCGCGAATAGGCCTTATTTGGCCGGATAAGCCAAGTTCCCCGGCCAGTTCATAAGTCTGTAGTGCGCTTGGATCAATCTGGCCGGAAGCGGCCAATATGCCGATGGCGATGGGTAGATCAAAACGACCAGATTCTTTGGGTAAATCTGCGGGAGCTAAATTAACGGTAATTTTTTTTGCTGGAAAATCAAACCCAGACTGAATAATAGCTGCTCTGACGCGGTCGCGGCTTTCTTTAACTTCTGTATCCGGTAATCCTACTATACTAAATGTTGGTAGACCGTTGGCCAGATGTGCTTCTACTTCTACTAATGGTGCTGCCATGCCAGCCAGTGCACGACTATATACAACTGCCCATGACATGGCTTATTTCCTTAGGCAGGTGAAGTGTTATTATTTTCTGCGGAGGATATTGGTTGAGCGCTGTCGGTGTTGCTGTTTTGTGCCAGTAAAGCTTCCAGTGCTATCACGCGGCTTTCCAGTTCAGCCAGTTTTTCTCTGGTTTTAAGAAGAACCTGCTGCTGAATATCAAATTCTTCACGGGTAATCAGATCCATGCGATTAAAAGCACTACCTAGCATGGATTTAACATTTTTTTCCATGTCTTTGATGGGGCTATTGCTGATGGTATCACCGAGTTTTTCGCTGATATCGTCAAAAAATTTTTTGCTGAGCATGGCGTGAATCCTTTTGATGGCAACGTAATCAATGTGTGTGATTGTACGGGTGAAAGCGCCGGCGATGCAATGCTTATATAGTATTCAGGGGGCGGAAAATACAATATTGTAATGTTGTCCATCCAAAGTTAGGTCGCCGAGAAAATCGTTGCGTTCATCAACACATACAGGGAGCACAGCGTGATGAGCCGTCCAGAGGCCATTTCCCTGTGACTTAAAGTCTGTACGGTTGAAACCCAAATCCATGTTGCGCATAGTGAAATGGATGCTAATGCGTTTAACTGATGCAGGTACCTGACGCATAGTGATATTGAAGGGTTTGGTAACGTCTGCCGGCGGGGTGAACTGGATAATGGCACCACCAGGCAGTATGCAGCCGTTGCGTATGTTGCAGTTACTAAGTGTGCTTTGTGCATCTATACGGCTGTTTTGCCAGAAAATTATGCCAATAATGAACGGTACGGCCACAATGAATATCAGTAAGCCGATGATAACGGCTGTTGAATTTTTAGCAGGCTGGGACATGATGTTGGCGAAAAGTTTCAGTTTAGAATTGGTAAATGAGAATAAATAGGTAGCGGATTTTTAAATGGTATTTAATTACTTATTCCTGCTCGTGGATGATGCCATGTGCACCTAGATTCATCCAATCGGGTTGCGGTGTTGTTAAACCAGTTTTCTTTTGAAAAACCATGACAGGCACACTTGAGGGCTCTTGTTGTAACAGGGTAAGCAGTAATTTCATATCATCGATACTGGATATTGGCCAGATAATGGCAGCAGCTGATTGTGCCTGCTGCCACTGTTCACGGCTAGAGCAGATTGCCCAGATATGGTCTATAGGGTGTTGTTGTGCCAAATACTGTAATTGATTGGCAGGTGCATATATGCTGGTTGCTGCGGCAATACCAGAGTGATAAGGCAGTATTTTGAGCTGCGGCTCTTGGGCAGAGACAGTGTGAAAACCGGTATTAAACTGCCCTCTCATCTTCGTAGGAATGGACAGAGCCGCCAAAATAGGCGCATTAGCCGGTAACATGGGTGTTACTGTAAGCTTACCCGGTTGCTGCCAGCACCAGCTTTGTTGCTCCCGAGCGCAAAGTTGTCCCCGCCATTGTCTGGCACCAATACGATAGAAATGCAGGTGAACATGGGCGTGTTCATATTTGTGAATTTTGGTGAGCCATGGGGTGGCTTGGATGACGTCAATGCCTAGCTCTTCTTTGAATTCGCGCTGTAGGGCGGTTAGATAGGTTTCACCTGTTTCTACTTTTCCACCGGCAAATTCCCAGTAGCCGGCATAAGCTTTACCTGCTGGACGGGAGCTAAGCAAAAATTCTCCTTGTGGGTTGTATAGTACGCCGGCTACAACTTCTACCAGTTTGTCGGTATTCATTTAAGATACTCAGCTACGACAAATGCCACAATATAATTTTCTTCATCGGTGAGGCTGAGATGGATACGGCCGATGTTTTTTTGGCTGAGCCATTGTGCTAAGGGT
This portion of the Snodgrassella alvi genome encodes:
- a CDS encoding adenylosuccinate synthase — translated: MAKNVVVVGTQWGDEGKGKIVDWLTERASGVVRYQGGHNAGHTLVVNGKKTVLRLIPSGILHTGKRCFIGSGVVVSPEALLSEMAELQQAGIDVTKQLTIAPTCPLILPYHIALDHAREAAKGDKKIGTTGRGIGPAYEDKIARRAVRIMDLFQPDVLEQKIKDAVAIYNCQLTGLYGQEALDADKIYQQTLELADQIRPMVGDVSRELNDMNASGESLLFEGAQGTFLDIDYGTYPFVTSSNCIAGAATVGSGVGPTKIDYVLGIVKAYTTRVGSGPFPTELFDSVGEGLAQRGNEFGAVTGRPRRCGWFDAALMKRSIQVNGISGLCVTKLDVMDGMDSINICVGYDYNGEKIDILPCGSDAVSACTPIYETMHGWKESTFGLKTYDALPANAKAYLKRIEEICGAPIAMISTGPDREETILLQHPYE
- a CDS encoding ATP phosphoribosyltransferase regulatory subunit, with product MQSWQLPEYIADILPSAARQLESAKEQLLALYRVHGYELVCPPLLEYSQSLLTRIDEGLSLKTIRVVDQLSGRQLGLRADITPQVARIDAHLLSANSGLNRLCYAGSVLHARPDGFLSTREPLQIGAELYGHAGIDADIELIDLMLKSLAIVNVSAPTLSLGHIGIFYALAEAAGLDDQQAASLLQLMQAKDASAVEKCVLQWHLSQQWIDAFIALPTLYGTQEVLQTARTILPDLPEISIALQQLQQICAAFAGYSIFIDLSELRVDNYHTGLLFAAYSEDWPDALARGGRYDGLGKYFGRSRPASGFSFDLRDLIGHLPPVEKLRGIKVSVHDAPAAKNEIEQLRSAGECVIIDYTPECNEVKGCDRQLVWQNQQWQLIPL
- a CDS encoding undecaprenyl-diphosphate phosphatase; this translates as MDIVLFLKALILGIVEGLTEFLPVSSTGHLIVVGNLLKFQTTGEVFDITIQLGAILAIIFEYKHRFAHIITHIGKEPATNRFVLNLAIAFIPAAIMGLLFSEQIKHYLFNPITVATALVIGGLLILWIEKRQTRCQPKVRSVEEMRPRDALVVGLAQILALIPGTSRSGSTIMGGMMWGIERKAATEFSFFLAVPVMIAATGYDMLKHLNEFTRDDLLLIAIGFIAAFLSALVAVKALLRFVAHKNYIPFAWYRIIFGGIILLTWVTGWVKW
- a CDS encoding thiol:disulfide interchange protein DsbA/DsbL, producing the protein MLKKIIAIMATSLVFASGLVHASLVNVDYVVLDKPIPQLHKDKVEVLEFFSYSCIHCSHLEPYMLKEMKSFAPDTYLRPVHVVWDDDVYYNLARVAAAVNSTNMKLQADPLIFDAIFNKHIELWRPEVFNKWAVQQTAFDGQKLVKSYNSLENAAAATSMRKMGEKYNILSTPTVIVGGKYELKFPQGFAAGMKTLNELIEKVRNENSARAASARKLPKSIGASLAASANR
- a CDS encoding SPOR domain-containing protein, producing the protein MHKYTSIRQAGKGLISFIVGLLIATAIIAGILFYLNKSKSDFKTPAIPEASAPQKPEILTPDNGASATQPFIPDGAASASSNSQSQTVPPASEPLNIGGIENQVTGVHTPATRPNEEHKEPAKTPKKVPSGGSKTHVTPEQILSNGSLEKAQQAAEKQHTGNKVYLQIGSYSNRTDADAQRAKLVMLGINSTVQTAKVNGTTKYRVQTDNLNQNQAGQIKKILQQHNIDSLTRAAS
- a CDS encoding YifB family Mg chelatase-like AAA ATPase, whose protein sequence is MSWAVVYSRALAGMAAPLVEVEAHLANGLPTFSIVGLPDTEVKESRDRVRAAIIQSGFDFPAKKITVNLAPADLPKESGRFDLPIAIGILAASGQIDPSALQTYELAGELGLSGQIRPIRGAIAMVEAARQAQRAFILPQDNAYQTALLPEAQVFGAETLAAVVAHLNYEQPLKAINTEHLHQYPAEISYPDMADVRGQQTARLALEIAAAGGHSLLMSGPPGTGKSMLAQRLPGILPPLTATELVSVWSLQSLLPHGQQQYQQNRPFRSPHHSTSAVALVGGGSDPRPGEISLAHHGILFLDELPEFDRKVLEVLREPLESGEIHISRAARQATYPAKFQLIAAMNPCPCGYLGHSVRACRCTPEAIVRYRNKISGPLLDRIDLIIEVPSLPASDLIQQADGESSCSIRERVSTARARQYQRQGKINAQLSNRELDNIARISREAKQTLAGAIEKLSLSARSFHRILRIARTLADMDDNHDVGNGHILRAISFRRAL
- a CDS encoding accessory factor UbiK family protein, with the protein product MLSKKFFDDISEKLGDTISNSPIKDMEKNVKSMLGSAFNRMDLITREEFDIQQQVLLKTREKLAELESRVIALEALLAQNSNTDSAQPISSAENNNTSPA
- a CDS encoding NUDIX domain-containing protein, with protein sequence MNTDKLVEVVAGVLYNPQGEFLLSSRPAGKAYAGYWEFAGGKVETGETYLTALQREFKEELGIDVIQATPWLTKIHKYEHAHVHLHFYRIGARQWRGQLCAREQQSWCWQQPGKLTVTPMLPANAPILAALSIPTKMRGQFNTGFHTVSAQEPQLKILPYHSGIAAATSIYAPANQLQYLAQQHPIDHIWAICSSREQWQQAQSAAAIIWPISSIDDMKLLLTLLQQEPSSVPVMVFQKKTGLTTPQPDWMNLGAHGIIHEQE